A region from the Benincasa hispida cultivar B227 chromosome 10, ASM972705v1, whole genome shotgun sequence genome encodes:
- the LOC120088704 gene encoding zinc finger protein ZAT11-like, producing the protein MKRFRLESSIHPLQMADSSISSSVPEFRPRVFACKTCNREFSSFQALGGHRASHRKPKLSPSSGDVFHNNQIKTKVHECSICGVEFPVGQALGGHMRRHRNSSPPPVDDRPAIAQPVSDDSDSDASFGGGVGLDLNLTPLENDLVRLQLMAPPVGCLT; encoded by the coding sequence ATGAAGCGATTCAGACTTGAATCTTCAATTCACCCATTACAAATGGCCGATTCCTCGATTTCTTCCTCCGTGCCGGAGTTTCGCCCCCGAGTTTTTGCCTGCAAAACTTGTAATCGTGAATTTTCCTCGTTTCAAGCTCTCGGTGGCCACAGAGCTTCGCATCGGAAGCCGAAATTGTCGCCGTCGTCCGGTGATGTTTTTCATAATAATCAGATTAAGACAAAGGTTCATGAGTGCTCTATTTGTGGAGTTGAGTTTCCTGTTGGACAGGCTCTTGGCGGTCACATGCGACGGCATCGGAATTCTTCTCCCCCGCCTGTTGATGATCGTCCGGCGATTGCTCAGCCCGTGTCCGATGACTCCGATTCCGATGCCAGTTTTGGAGGAGGTGTTGGATTGGATTTGAATCTCACGCCGTTGGAGAATGATCTCGTTCGCTTGCAGTTGATGGCTCCGCCGGTCGGTTGCTTGacataa